From Nguyenibacter vanlangensis, one genomic window encodes:
- a CDS encoding cupin domain-containing protein — MSVDIGNRLRHFRLAHNLSQRELAKRTGVTNSTISLIESNSSNPSVGALKRILDGIPIGLAEFFALEPDRSRKVFYASEELAEIGKGAISYRQVGDNLFGRSLQILKECYQPGSDTGKVPLIHDGEEGGIILSGRLEVTVDDERKILGPGDAYYFESHRPHRFRCVGSEACQVISACTPPSF, encoded by the coding sequence ATGTCGGTCGATATCGGCAATCGTCTGCGCCATTTTCGCTTGGCCCATAATCTGTCGCAGCGGGAACTGGCCAAACGGACGGGTGTCACGAATTCGACGATTTCCCTGATAGAGTCCAACTCGTCGAACCCGTCCGTGGGTGCGCTGAAGCGCATTCTTGATGGAATTCCGATCGGGCTGGCCGAATTCTTTGCGCTTGAGCCCGATCGTTCCCGGAAGGTGTTCTACGCATCGGAGGAATTGGCAGAAATCGGCAAGGGGGCGATTTCATACCGACAGGTCGGTGACAATCTGTTCGGTCGCAGTCTTCAGATCCTGAAGGAATGCTATCAGCCGGGCTCGGATACAGGGAAGGTCCCCCTGATTCATGACGGAGAAGAGGGGGGCATTATTCTGTCGGGCCGACTGGAGGTCACGGTCGACGATGAACGCAAGATCCTTGGGCCGGGCGATGCCTATTATTTCGAAAGCCATCGGCCGCATCGCTTTCGTTGCGTGGGGTCGGAAGCGTGTCAGGTCATCAGTGCCTGCACGCCCCCGAGCTTCTAA
- a CDS encoding aspartate aminotransferase family protein translates to MSPTAKTNMPVLDNFWMPFTANRQFKAAPRLLAGAEGMYYTDIDGHRVMDGTAGLWCVNAGHGRRQITDAVTRQLATLDFAPTFQMGHPIAFEFAERLAAIAPGGPAAGLDRVFFTGSGSESVETALKIAIAYQRAIGQGTRTRVIGREKGYHGVGFGGISVGGLVNNRRVFPQIPAAHLRHTLDIPRNAFSKGLPRHGVELAEDLERLVALHGAETIAAVIVEPMSGSAGVVLPPKGYLERLRAIADQHGILLIFDEVITGFGRLGTPFATDYFGVIPDLVTTAKGLTNGTIPMGAVFASRKVYDGLMTGPEQQIELFHGYTYSGHPVACAAGLATLDVYAEDGLLTRGAELATYWQDALHSLADRPHVLDIRNLGLVGAIELAARDGAPGARAYDVFVDCFHKGLLIRVTGDIIALSPPLIVTTDHIDTIVSILGDVITRAA, encoded by the coding sequence ATGAGCCCGACCGCGAAAACGAATATGCCTGTTCTGGATAATTTCTGGATGCCCTTTACCGCGAACCGGCAATTCAAGGCGGCGCCGCGCCTCCTAGCCGGTGCCGAAGGCATGTATTACACCGACATCGATGGCCATCGGGTCATGGACGGTACCGCGGGGTTGTGGTGCGTCAATGCGGGCCATGGCCGTCGGCAGATCACCGACGCCGTCACCCGCCAGCTTGCGACGCTGGACTTCGCCCCGACCTTCCAGATGGGCCATCCGATCGCCTTTGAATTCGCCGAGAGGCTGGCCGCGATCGCTCCTGGCGGCCCGGCGGCCGGGCTCGACCGCGTGTTCTTTACCGGGTCCGGCTCGGAATCCGTGGAAACAGCGCTGAAAATTGCGATCGCCTATCAGCGGGCCATCGGCCAGGGCACACGTACCCGCGTCATCGGCCGGGAAAAGGGCTATCATGGTGTCGGCTTCGGAGGTATCTCGGTCGGCGGTCTGGTGAACAACCGCCGGGTCTTTCCCCAGATTCCCGCCGCGCATTTGCGCCATACGCTCGACATCCCGCGCAATGCCTTCTCGAAGGGGCTGCCGCGGCACGGGGTCGAACTGGCGGAGGATCTGGAACGTCTGGTCGCGCTGCACGGCGCCGAGACCATCGCCGCCGTCATCGTCGAACCGATGTCGGGATCGGCGGGTGTCGTCCTGCCGCCCAAGGGCTATCTGGAGCGACTGCGCGCCATTGCCGACCAGCACGGCATTCTTCTCATTTTCGATGAAGTCATTACCGGCTTCGGGCGGCTGGGCACCCCGTTCGCGACGGATTATTTCGGCGTGATCCCCGATCTGGTCACCACCGCCAAGGGCCTGACCAACGGTACCATCCCGATGGGCGCGGTCTTTGCCAGCCGCAAGGTCTATGATGGTCTCATGACCGGGCCGGAACAGCAGATCGAACTCTTTCACGGCTACACCTATTCCGGCCACCCGGTCGCCTGCGCGGCGGGTCTGGCGACACTCGACGTCTACGCCGAAGATGGACTCCTGACGCGGGGCGCCGAACTCGCCACCTATTGGCAGGACGCCCTGCACAGCCTGGCCGACCGGCCGCATGTCCTCGATATCCGCAATCTCGGACTGGTCGGCGCAATCGAACTGGCCGCGCGCGACGGCGCGCCCGGCGCGCGCGCCTATGACGTCTTCGTCGATTGCTTCCACAAAGGCCTGCTCATCCGCGTCACCGGCGACATCATTGCCCTCTCTCCGCCCCTGATCGTCACGACGGATCATATCGATACCATTGTCTCGATTCTCGGCGACGTAATCACCCGCGCTGCCTGA
- a CDS encoding tautomerase family protein, protein MPLMKFHVLKGRTPAEIDQLLDAAHEAMLRAFKVPARDRYQILVEHEPTHLRALDTGLDIPRTEKFVLLEVVSRPRSREAKLAFYEILCAEWQDKCGIAPSDVMISFVQNTDDDWSFGNGRAQFVTGEL, encoded by the coding sequence ATGCCCCTGATGAAATTCCACGTCCTGAAGGGACGGACACCGGCAGAGATCGATCAGCTTCTCGATGCCGCCCATGAGGCGATGCTGCGTGCGTTCAAGGTACCGGCCCGAGACCGCTATCAGATCCTGGTCGAACACGAGCCCACGCATCTGCGCGCGCTGGATACCGGCCTCGATATCCCGAGAACCGAGAAATTCGTCCTGCTCGAAGTCGTCTCGCGGCCACGCAGCCGCGAGGCCAAGCTGGCTTTCTACGAGATCCTCTGTGCCGAATGGCAGGACAAATGTGGAATCGCACCGTCGGACGTCATGATCTCGTTTGTCCAGAATACCGACGATGACTGGTCTTTTGGTAACGGTCGTGCCCAGTTTGTGACGGGTGAATTGTAA
- a CDS encoding LysR family transcriptional regulator: MKLHHLRALVALAETGSFNAASETLNITQGALSKAIKELESSLGIALFERSNKGARLTSQGQRLVMHARFINESVRRAKDDLLEAEDSGNITTTIGITPVVSIMKEIGDCIIEFRRRNPKIRLRVLEMRPSQLMQELRDGTLDFALSSQMPAYSRPDECVLLRHIPSLLACRKGHPLREARSIRDLLDQEWVVHDPRDDVTAPFHRLFTQERLRFPERVTECTATVTAHLLTVNTDSVTMLTSASFTHRAIAETLVPIQVREMLPARELVLVARNRHVFTAPVLQLYETVRKSLSDPTLLPSHHL; this comes from the coding sequence GTGAAGCTGCACCATTTGCGCGCACTCGTCGCGCTGGCCGAAACCGGGAGCTTCAATGCCGCGTCCGAGACGCTGAATATCACCCAGGGCGCGCTGAGCAAGGCGATCAAGGAACTGGAATCGTCACTGGGCATCGCGCTCTTCGAACGATCGAACAAGGGGGCGCGTCTGACGTCGCAGGGGCAGCGGCTGGTCATGCATGCCCGCTTCATCAATGAAAGCGTGCGCCGGGCGAAGGACGACCTGCTGGAAGCGGAGGATTCCGGGAACATCACGACGACGATCGGTATCACCCCGGTCGTTTCGATCATGAAGGAAATCGGTGACTGTATCATAGAATTTCGCCGACGTAATCCGAAGATCCGTCTACGGGTTCTGGAAATGCGTCCCAGCCAGCTGATGCAGGAACTGCGCGACGGTACGCTCGATTTCGCCCTCAGTTCACAGATGCCTGCCTATAGCCGGCCAGACGAGTGTGTGCTGCTACGGCATATTCCCTCTCTGCTGGCCTGCCGCAAGGGGCATCCGCTGCGTGAGGCGCGGTCGATACGTGATCTGCTGGACCAGGAATGGGTGGTCCACGATCCGCGCGACGATGTGACCGCGCCGTTCCACCGCTTGTTTACCCAGGAGAGGCTGCGCTTTCCCGAACGGGTGACGGAATGTACGGCCACGGTGACGGCGCATCTCCTGACCGTGAACACCGACAGCGTGACGATGTTGACCAGTGCGTCGTTCACGCATCGCGCCATTGCGGAGACATTGGTGCCGATTCAGGTTCGCGAGATGCTGCCCGCGCGAGAACTGGTGCTGGTCGCCCGCAACCGGCATGTCTTTACCGCGCCGGTGCTACAGCTGTATGAGACGGTTCGGAAATCGCTTTCAGATCCGACCCTGTTGCCGTCACATCACCTGTGA
- a CDS encoding amidohydrolase, producing MSGNCETIWRLVDAGSQRFTALSDAVWEAPELNYKEYRSVALHKRRLEEEGFRVTVDVGGLPTAIMAESGEGGPVIAFLGEYDALPGLSQQAGATERMPLSGDGNGHGCGHNLLGAGAALAANAIREWLATTGTPGRVRYYGCPAEEGGAGKGFMVREGVFDDVDIAISWHPFWIAGVAPAASLASQRIDFTFVGRAAHAAAAPFLGRSALDAAELMNIGANYLREHMLPTSRIHYAYVDAGGTAPNVVQSRAVLAYSVRAMELDEMLKLAGRVRRIAEGAAMMTETTMSSRVISGMAELLPNRPLEQAMQRCLERLGPPRFSEADRAVAREMRKTFSEGELQTARRLLAPLVRGSEELVVCDVVPPLLPEGQSPGGMMGSTDVGDVSWQVPTVQALGATCAIGTALHSWQMVAQGKSSLAHTGMIHVAKLMAATAIEVLTQPGLLDAARSALADKLRRASYVCPIPADVSPSLDLVPEI from the coding sequence ATGAGCGGCAATTGCGAGACGATCTGGAGGCTGGTCGATGCCGGCAGCCAGCGCTTTACCGCCCTCAGCGACGCCGTGTGGGAGGCGCCGGAACTCAATTACAAGGAATACCGGTCGGTCGCGCTGCACAAGCGGCGGCTGGAGGAAGAAGGCTTCCGCGTTACCGTCGATGTGGGGGGACTGCCGACCGCCATCATGGCCGAATCTGGGGAGGGTGGGCCGGTCATTGCCTTTCTTGGGGAGTATGACGCGCTGCCGGGGCTGAGCCAGCAGGCGGGCGCGACGGAACGCATGCCTCTGTCGGGTGATGGCAACGGTCATGGGTGTGGACATAATCTTCTGGGTGCGGGCGCCGCGTTGGCCGCGAATGCCATCAGGGAGTGGCTGGCGACCACCGGCACGCCCGGCCGGGTACGGTATTATGGCTGCCCGGCGGAGGAAGGCGGGGCCGGAAAGGGGTTCATGGTGCGTGAGGGCGTGTTCGATGACGTCGATATCGCGATCTCGTGGCATCCGTTCTGGATAGCGGGCGTGGCACCCGCCGCATCGCTGGCCTCGCAGCGGATTGATTTCACGTTTGTCGGGCGGGCCGCCCATGCCGCCGCCGCTCCCTTTCTGGGCCGGTCGGCACTGGATGCTGCAGAGTTGATGAATATCGGGGCGAATTACCTGCGTGAACATATGCTGCCGACATCGCGGATCCATTATGCCTATGTGGATGCGGGGGGCACCGCGCCGAATGTCGTGCAGTCCCGGGCCGTTCTGGCCTATTCCGTCCGCGCCATGGAACTGGACGAAATGCTGAAATTGGCAGGAAGGGTGCGGAGAATCGCGGAAGGGGCCGCGATGATGACGGAGACGACGATGTCGTCGCGCGTGATCAGCGGCATGGCGGAGCTGCTGCCCAACCGCCCGCTGGAGCAGGCGATGCAGCGATGCCTGGAGCGCCTGGGGCCGCCGCGGTTCTCGGAGGCCGATCGCGCTGTTGCCCGAGAGATGCGGAAGACCTTCTCGGAAGGTGAATTGCAGACCGCTCGCCGGCTGCTCGCGCCCCTCGTCCGGGGGAGCGAAGAACTGGTGGTCTGTGACGTGGTGCCGCCCCTGCTGCCTGAGGGGCAGTCGCCCGGCGGGATGATGGGGTCAACCGACGTCGGAGATGTGAGCTGGCAGGTGCCGACCGTGCAGGCCCTCGGCGCGACCTGTGCCATCGGGACGGCGCTCCATTCCTGGCAGATGGTGGCCCAGGGAAAATCCTCGCTTGCGCATACGGGGATGATCCATGTGGCGAAACTGATGGCTGCCACCGCCATCGAGGTGCTGACCCAGCCCGGCCTGCTGGATGCGGCCCGTTCGGCTCTGGCGGACAAGCTGCGTAGGGCCTCTTATGTCTGCCCGATTCCGGCGGATGTCTCGCCGTCGCTCGACCTGGTTCCCGAAATCTGA
- a CDS encoding TonB-dependent receptor produces the protein MATSFGISLKSAHQQSPFQWNIGAYYDRVRMAQQFFMDFTQYLPQRGYMSETSYQQNQQTFSQFAHLSYRFPHNVTLFGGITHEADDRQLLGLATRHFGISTLNFNNEATSANQFSGVVGVQWQPVSNLMAYFKVSKGFKPGGFTANNTVVQAQLAPYKPETLLAYEVGFKSDIVPNVFRLNGAAFYYDYHDQQVLTSLLVPNYGPLGMFMNAPKSQIWGIELNTEIHPFRHIFLSGNLGYQRGNYQIYQTLNTAAVAAYAQTHGGVWQAFYTDYSGTDTGMPKLSMSGTAEYRFNPLNGYEWVTAVDGSYRGAQAMSPGVTSGMSLMPSYFLLGAHMTFRPASGRWSVTAYASNILQRHYEVSAGMETTTYYYMPSPPRFIGGRFGFNF, from the coding sequence GTGGCTACGTCCTTTGGTATCAGCCTGAAATCGGCGCATCAGCAGAGCCCCTTCCAGTGGAACATCGGGGCTTATTACGATCGCGTCCGCATGGCGCAGCAATTCTTCATGGACTTCACGCAATATCTGCCGCAGCGCGGCTATATGTCCGAAACATCGTACCAGCAGAACCAGCAGACATTTTCGCAGTTTGCGCATCTTTCGTACAGATTTCCGCATAACGTTACCCTGTTTGGCGGCATTACGCATGAGGCAGACGACCGGCAGCTTCTGGGACTGGCCACAAGGCATTTCGGGATCAGCACCCTGAACTTCAACAATGAAGCGACGTCTGCTAACCAGTTCAGCGGCGTTGTTGGCGTGCAGTGGCAGCCTGTCTCAAACCTGATGGCCTATTTCAAGGTCAGCAAGGGGTTCAAGCCCGGAGGGTTTACCGCGAACAATACCGTGGTCCAGGCGCAACTTGCACCCTATAAGCCAGAAACGCTGCTGGCTTATGAGGTGGGCTTCAAGAGCGATATCGTTCCGAATGTCTTTCGCCTGAACGGGGCCGCATTCTATTACGACTACCACGACCAGCAGGTGCTGACGTCGCTTCTCGTGCCGAATTACGGGCCGTTGGGAATGTTCATGAACGCGCCAAAATCACAGATCTGGGGGATTGAACTGAATACGGAAATCCATCCTTTCAGGCATATCTTCCTTAGTGGGAATCTTGGTTACCAGCGTGGAAACTACCAGATATACCAGACGCTTAACACGGCTGCCGTCGCCGCATATGCTCAGACCCATGGTGGTGTGTGGCAGGCCTTCTATACCGATTATTCCGGGACCGATACCGGCATGCCGAAACTTTCCATGAGTGGAACGGCAGAATACCGGTTCAATCCGTTGAACGGATATGAATGGGTCACCGCCGTCGACGGCAGTTATCGCGGCGCGCAGGCCATGTCGCCCGGCGTGACCTCCGGCATGTCCCTGATGCCGTCATATTTCCTGCTGGGTGCGCATATGACGTTCCGGCCTGCTTCCGGCCGCTGGTCTGTGACCGCCTATGCCTCCAACATCCTGCAGCGCCATTACGAGGTGAGCGCTGGCATGGAAACCACCACCTATTACTATATGCCTTCTCCACCGCGCTTCATCGGCGGGCGGTTCGGATTCAATTTCTGA
- a CDS encoding IS630 family transposase (programmed frameshift) gives MTAAVKLRDDYSASDLRRLAARSQQANAARRLLALAAIRDGSSRTDAARVGGMDRQTLRDWVHRFNAEGPDGLRDHQHAGPACRLNGAQQAELKALVEAGPDRQRDGVVRWRRVDLQRVIEERFGVVYHERHVSTLLKRLGFSHVSARPRHPGQDAGVMEAFKKNFPRILNAHIGHLPKGKPIEIWFQDEARIGQKNGIVRQWARRGTRPRQPADQRYENAWLFGAICPARGKAAGLALPFIGTAGMQLHIEEISRCVARGAHAVVLLDRAGWHTTDKLKLPRNISLIFLPSRAPELNPVENIWQFLRANWLSNTVFDGIDHIIDAACSAWNNLAALPETIRSIGLRKWAHTSLCL, from the exons ATGACGGCGGCGGTAAAGCTACGAGATGACTATTCGGCCTCTGATCTGAGGCGACTTGCGGCGCGCAGCCAGCAGGCGAACGCTGCGCGCCGGCTTCTGGCCCTGGCGGCGATCCGTGACGGGTCCAGCCGGACGGATGCGGCCCGCGTAGGCGGCATGGATCGCCAGACATTGCGAGACTGGGTTCATCGCTTCAATGCCGAAGGACCCGATGGCCTGCGCGATCATCAGCACGCGGGGCCAGCCTGCCGATTGAACGGGGCACAGCAGGCCGAATTGAAGGCCCTGGTCGAGGCGGGCCCGGATCGGCAGCGCGATGGCGTGGTGCGCTGGCGCCGGGTCGATCTGCAACGCGTGATCGAGGAGCGCTTCGGCGTCGTCTACCACGAGCGGCACGTGTCCACTCTGCTGAAACGGCTTGGTTTTTCCCATGTCAGCGCCCGGCCACGCCATCCGGGTCAGGACGCTGGCGTCATGGAGGCGTTTA AAAAAAACTTCCCCCGCATCCTGAACGCCCATATCGGCCATCTGCCTAAGGGCAAGCCGATCGAGATCTGGTTCCAGGACGAGGCCCGGATCGGCCAGAAGAACGGGATCGTCCGACAATGGGCCCGGCGCGGCACGCGGCCACGCCAGCCGGCCGACCAGCGCTACGAGAATGCCTGGCTGTTCGGGGCGATCTGCCCGGCGCGCGGCAAAGCCGCCGGCCTGGCGCTACCGTTCATCGGCACGGCCGGCATGCAACTGCATATCGAGGAAATCTCACGCTGCGTCGCCCGCGGTGCCCACGCTGTCGTGCTGCTCGATCGCGCAGGATGGCATACCACCGACAAGCTGAAGCTGCCCCGCAATATCAGCCTGATCTTCCTGCCGTCCCGCGCTCCCGAACTGAACCCGGTCGAGAATATCTGGCAGTTCCTTCGCGCCAACTGGCTGTCCAACACCGTCTTCGACGGCATCGATCACATCATCGACGCCGCCTGTTCCGCCTGGAACAATCTCGCCGCCCTCCCGGAAACCATCCGATCCATCGGACTCAGAAAATGGGCTCACACAAGTCTGTGTCTATAA
- a CDS encoding TonB-dependent receptor plug domain-containing protein has translation MSSRQSAAIFCMLFGCTIMSDISARAAAGPKKPVRAAHSSTTAPRRQPTVVARAKARDTRLPVAVGETVDVNGARRAFRFSQAQHSADSATRITAEELTNRNVVTIADLQQLLPNVTIQSMNGTSTINYLLRGVGMNDYTQNAMSSVMTYIDGVAFPLGQMSNGMMFDLASVDVTPGPVGTEHGQTDTGGEINIHTADPTATWHGGLSEDIASYARSRTNFYVSGPLSRTVSFRIAGQAQQGGGWQSMPLDGSHLGDANEGALRAKLRWQPDEKTDIMLTGHWVQDDSQVVAGKPFLNVQPVGPSPNMGFYQAEWDLRPQFAALFGRSASIKPSEHNTFWGADLKMSRQLGFATLSSISAFETERIGEYTDQDATQYATGDQYRNVVANTFSQELIPTVIDTDLCEPIF, from the coding sequence ATGTCTTCGCGACAAAGCGCCGCAATTTTCTGCATGCTGTTCGGCTGTACGATCATGTCGGATATTTCGGCACGGGCGGCAGCGGGGCCGAAAAAGCCGGTTCGCGCCGCCCACTCTTCCACCACAGCACCTAGGCGCCAGCCGACCGTCGTCGCACGAGCAAAGGCCCGGGATACCCGCCTGCCGGTCGCGGTGGGCGAGACGGTCGATGTCAACGGCGCGCGCCGGGCCTTCCGCTTTTCCCAGGCGCAGCATAGTGCGGATTCCGCGACCCGCATCACCGCCGAGGAACTGACCAACCGCAATGTCGTCACCATCGCCGACTTGCAGCAGTTGCTGCCGAACGTGACGATCCAGAGCATGAACGGAACCTCGACGATCAATTACCTGCTGCGCGGCGTCGGCATGAACGATTACACGCAGAACGCCATGTCGTCGGTCATGACCTATATCGACGGTGTTGCGTTTCCGCTGGGGCAGATGAGCAATGGCATGATGTTCGACCTTGCTTCAGTCGACGTCACGCCCGGTCCGGTCGGAACGGAACATGGCCAGACCGATACTGGCGGTGAAATCAACATCCACACCGCTGACCCGACGGCGACATGGCATGGCGGGCTGTCGGAAGACATTGCCAGCTACGCGCGCAGCCGCACGAATTTCTATGTTTCCGGTCCACTGTCGCGCACCGTCTCATTCCGCATTGCCGGGCAGGCACAGCAGGGCGGTGGATGGCAGAGCATGCCGCTGGATGGATCGCACCTGGGAGATGCCAACGAAGGGGCGCTGAGGGCGAAACTGAGATGGCAGCCGGACGAGAAGACCGACATCATGCTGACGGGCCATTGGGTGCAGGACGACTCCCAGGTCGTGGCGGGAAAGCCGTTCCTGAACGTCCAACCGGTCGGACCGAGCCCGAATATGGGGTTCTACCAGGCCGAATGGGACCTGCGCCCGCAATTCGCCGCCCTGTTCGGGCGTTCAGCCAGTATCAAGCCTTCGGAACATAACACGTTCTGGGGCGCCGACCTGAAGATGTCGCGGCAACTCGGCTTTGCCACGCTGAGCAGCATCAGCGCGTTCGAGACCGAGCGGATCGGCGAGTATACCGACCAGGATGCCACGCAATACGCGACCGGCGACCAGTACCGCAACGTCGTGGCCAACACGTTCTCGCAGGAACTCATACCAACGGTTATAGACACAGACTTGTGTGAGCCCATTTTCTGA
- a CDS encoding amidase, with the protein MYDTCTTGSPAELSAACLVERYRSGALSPVEVVRSVLERIEAWEPALHATYAMSADAALAEARASEARWRDHAPLGLLDGVPVTVKENIASKGVPSPLGSAATDLVPATQDAPPMARLREAGAILVTKTTMPDFGLLAASPSSFHPLTRNPWDLSKTPGGSSSGAAAAAAAGYGPLHVGTDIGGSIRIPAGFCGVFGLKPSWGRVPHLPPYFFRVTGPITRDVADAATMMQVMSLPDDRDYMSLPFQPVAWSDLAHASLKGLRLGLLLDPGSGLCLDPEVEAAVTSAARTFEAHGADVELVENWIEPAMRDGFSTFMHIRAAVDLEDLTPEQQARLHPQLREALLKQPAIGGKAFYRAYQNVLAMRQRTAQVTGRFNFVLSPVSPVPAFAAESWCANPESGLMYDIAYTCVHNVSEQPAAAINCGYTQAGLPIGLQIAGRRFDDIGVLRLARAWELMRPTQHAWPKPPA; encoded by the coding sequence ATGTACGATACATGTACGACCGGTTCGCCGGCCGAACTGAGTGCTGCTTGCCTGGTGGAACGGTATCGCAGCGGCGCGCTTTCGCCCGTCGAGGTGGTTCGCTCGGTGCTGGAGCGGATCGAGGCATGGGAGCCGGCCCTTCACGCCACCTATGCCATGAGCGCCGATGCCGCGTTGGCGGAGGCGCGCGCCTCCGAGGCCCGCTGGCGCGATCATGCGCCGCTGGGTCTGCTGGATGGCGTGCCGGTCACCGTGAAGGAAAACATCGCCAGCAAGGGCGTGCCGTCCCCGCTGGGCAGTGCGGCGACGGACTTGGTGCCGGCGACGCAGGATGCGCCGCCGATGGCGCGGCTGCGGGAAGCCGGCGCCATTCTGGTTACCAAGACCACCATGCCGGATTTCGGTCTGCTGGCGGCCTCGCCGTCCAGCTTCCATCCGCTAACGCGCAACCCGTGGGATCTGAGCAAGACCCCTGGCGGCTCCAGTTCCGGTGCCGCCGCCGCCGCCGCCGCTGGGTACGGTCCGCTGCATGTCGGTACCGATATCGGCGGCTCGATCCGTATTCCCGCCGGTTTCTGCGGCGTATTCGGACTGAAGCCGAGCTGGGGGCGCGTGCCGCACCTGCCGCCCTATTTCTTTCGTGTCACGGGCCCCATCACGCGGGATGTGGCCGACGCGGCGACCATGATGCAGGTGATGTCCCTGCCGGATGACCGCGATTACATGAGCCTCCCTTTCCAACCTGTGGCCTGGAGCGATCTGGCGCATGCCAGCCTGAAGGGGTTGCGTCTGGGCCTGCTTCTGGACCCCGGCAGCGGCCTGTGCCTGGACCCGGAGGTGGAGGCGGCCGTCACGAGCGCCGCCCGAACCTTTGAGGCGCATGGTGCCGATGTGGAACTGGTCGAGAACTGGATCGAGCCCGCCATGCGCGATGGGTTCAGCACGTTCATGCATATCCGGGCAGCGGTAGATCTGGAGGATCTGACACCAGAACAGCAGGCGAGGTTACACCCACAGCTTCGCGAAGCCCTCCTGAAACAGCCTGCTATCGGCGGAAAGGCGTTCTATCGGGCCTACCAAAACGTCCTGGCGATGCGCCAGCGCACTGCGCAGGTGACCGGCCGGTTCAATTTCGTCCTGTCCCCCGTTTCGCCCGTGCCCGCATTTGCCGCTGAATCCTGGTGTGCGAACCCCGAGTCCGGGCTGATGTACGATATCGCCTACACCTGCGTTCATAACGTCTCGGAACAGCCAGCGGCCGCGATCAATTGTGGCTACACGCAAGCCGGCCTGCCTATCGGCCTGCAAATTGCCGGGCGCCGGTTCGACGATATCGGCGTGCTTCGCCTGGCACGCGCATGGGAGTTGATGCGGCCAACGCAACACGCCTGGCCCAAACCGCCCGCCTGA